One window of the Sphingobium sp. HWE2-09 genome contains the following:
- a CDS encoding polysaccharide pyruvyl transferase family protein encodes MNVYVYSWKPANSINFGDEIGPMVVQALCRKFKLDYNIIPTVLSTHSKILAIGSILHEAKDNDVVWGVGVNSKHRSILPKNANIQFKSVRGPLTRFMMRDQGFDCPEVYGDPGLLFPMLYDEQIRARRGQLEKAAQAIGVPMPETIVIPNINDDRFLPYFTAPFKDKLMVIRPNLDPITVAAYISASKRVISSSLHGLVFADVYGKAITRMASQFEADFKYTDYYEGTDRVAPRAYRDLKSSLDGELVAPLAWNPEPLLRAFPLLDPALRETLAINIFEVEENKRYEVENLPNGASPFTTGWGKPEGGAIWSVNEWTEFEMLFKKPPKHNLTLRMNMGTLTKGVGGFIVFRVVHAGKVIDTHRIVRNEPSRIIEIPLPKTDISGELCLRFKVENASRPAEHGMGEDIRPLGVWISSFEIVSGQ; translated from the coding sequence ATGAATGTTTACGTATATTCGTGGAAGCCAGCCAACAGCATCAATTTCGGGGACGAGATCGGTCCCATGGTGGTGCAGGCGCTGTGCCGGAAATTCAAGCTGGACTACAACATCATCCCGACGGTCCTGTCGACCCATTCCAAGATCCTGGCGATCGGTTCGATCCTGCACGAAGCGAAGGATAATGACGTCGTCTGGGGGGTGGGCGTCAATTCCAAGCATCGGTCCATCCTGCCAAAGAACGCAAACATCCAGTTCAAGTCCGTCCGGGGGCCGCTGACCCGTTTCATGATGCGGGACCAGGGGTTCGATTGCCCGGAAGTCTATGGCGACCCAGGCCTGCTGTTCCCGATGCTGTATGACGAGCAGATCAGGGCGCGGCGCGGGCAGCTGGAAAAGGCGGCGCAGGCCATCGGCGTACCGATGCCGGAAACGATCGTCATTCCCAACATCAATGACGACCGGTTCCTTCCCTATTTCACCGCGCCCTTCAAAGACAAGCTGATGGTCATCCGCCCCAATCTGGACCCTATTACGGTTGCGGCCTATATCTCGGCATCGAAGCGGGTCATCAGCAGCTCGCTGCATGGCCTGGTGTTCGCCGACGTCTATGGCAAGGCGATCACCCGCATGGCGAGCCAGTTCGAGGCGGATTTCAAATATACCGACTATTATGAAGGCACCGACCGGGTGGCGCCCCGGGCCTATCGCGACCTGAAGAGCAGTCTGGACGGCGAGCTGGTCGCACCGCTCGCCTGGAATCCGGAACCGCTGCTGCGCGCGTTTCCGCTGCTCGATCCTGCGCTGCGGGAAACGCTGGCGATCAATATCTTCGAGGTGGAAGAAAATAAACGCTATGAGGTGGAAAATCTGCCAAATGGCGCAAGTCCTTTCACCACCGGTTGGGGCAAGCCCGAAGGCGGCGCCATCTGGTCGGTCAATGAATGGACCGAATTCGAGATGCTGTTCAAAAAGCCGCCCAAGCACAATCTGACGCTGCGGATGAACATGGGCACGCTGACCAAGGGCGTCGGCGGCTTCATCGTCTTTCGCGTCGTCCATGCCGGCAAGGTCATCGATACGCATCGTATCGTTCGCAACGAGCCGTCCAGGATCATAGAAATCCCGCTGCCCAAGACAGATATCAGCGGCGAACTCTGCTTGCGGTTCAAGGTCGAGAATGCCTCCAGGCCGGCGGAACATGGCATGGGCGAAGATATCAGGCCGCTGGGTGTCTGGATATCGAGTTTCGAAATCGTCAGCGGCCAATGA
- a CDS encoding DUF1800 domain-containing protein: protein MNRPNRMTALVALGMILSSVSPIVAQAAANDAPMDMRWANRLTWGATAPASSGGSVDRWLAGQLGPPSRAMPPAAAAQIAAMQIEKTPMPQLAQDMLAQYHAFTAMKDIKQREAARIAYEKTMNGLADEARRRFVLRALYAPDQLREQMTWFWFNHFNVFATKRDIRAMVGDYEDTLRTRALGRFRDLLEATLRHPAMLRYLDNDLNAVGHINENYAREIMELHSMGVGTGYTQKDVQELARILTGVGVRIGPEKPTIKPQWQPLYIRSGLFEFNPAKHDFGDKMFLGHVIKGSGMGEVEQALDLIAGSPATARHISTQLAIFFMGDHPPAATIQAMAQTFQQSKGDIAQVIRTMVDDPAFAASLGKSFKNPVQYAISALRLSYGDRVIVNAQPVVGWIAHMGGTLYGWQTPDGYGMTSATWSSPGQMSSRFDIARQIGVGAGGIFRPVDGAAAASPVFPDIRNRFYHDGLGNGFSAQTQATLAKAVNDREWNIFFLSSPEFMYR from the coding sequence ATGAATCGACCCAATCGCATGACCGCTCTTGTCGCTCTCGGCATGATCCTGTCGTCTGTTTCGCCAATCGTCGCACAGGCCGCCGCGAACGATGCGCCCATGGATATGCGCTGGGCCAACCGGCTGACCTGGGGAGCGACGGCACCTGCATCCTCCGGCGGCAGCGTCGATCGCTGGCTTGCCGGCCAGCTCGGCCCCCCGTCCCGTGCGATGCCGCCCGCGGCCGCGGCGCAGATTGCCGCAATGCAGATCGAAAAGACGCCGATGCCGCAATTGGCGCAGGACATGCTGGCCCAATATCACGCCTTTACGGCGATGAAGGACATCAAGCAGAGAGAGGCGGCCCGGATCGCCTACGAAAAGACCATGAACGGCCTGGCCGACGAGGCGCGGCGCCGCTTCGTCCTGCGGGCGCTCTATGCGCCGGACCAGTTGCGCGAACAGATGACGTGGTTCTGGTTCAACCATTTCAACGTCTTCGCCACCAAGCGCGACATCAGGGCGATGGTCGGCGATTATGAAGACACGCTGCGTACCCGCGCGCTGGGCCGTTTCCGCGACCTGCTGGAAGCGACGCTGCGACACCCGGCCATGTTGCGCTATCTGGACAATGACCTGAATGCGGTCGGGCATATCAACGAAAATTATGCCCGCGAAATCATGGAATTGCACAGCATGGGCGTGGGCACTGGCTATACCCAGAAGGATGTCCAGGAACTGGCCCGCATCCTGACGGGCGTGGGTGTGCGCATCGGCCCCGAAAAACCGACGATCAAGCCGCAATGGCAGCCGCTCTACATCCGGTCTGGCCTGTTCGAATTCAATCCGGCCAAACATGATTTCGGCGACAAGATGTTCCTGGGCCATGTGATCAAGGGCAGCGGCATGGGTGAAGTGGAACAGGCGCTGGACCTGATTGCCGGATCCCCCGCGACGGCGCGCCACATCTCCACCCAGTTGGCGATCTTCTTCATGGGCGACCATCCGCCCGCCGCCACCATCCAGGCCATGGCGCAGACCTTCCAGCAGTCCAAGGGCGATATAGCCCAGGTGATCCGCACCATGGTGGACGATCCCGCCTTTGCCGCGTCGCTGGGCAAGAGCTTCAAGAACCCGGTGCAATATGCCATTTCCGCGTTACGCCTATCCTATGGCGACCGCGTCATCGTGAACGCGCAGCCGGTGGTAGGCTGGATCGCCCATATGGGGGGCACCCTCTATGGCTGGCAGACGCCCGATGGCTATGGCATGACGTCCGCCACTTGGTCGTCGCCGGGGCAGATGTCGAGCCGGTTCGATATCGCCCGCCAGATCGGGGTCGGCGCGGGCGGGATATTCCGGCCTGTAGACGGAGCCGCCGCCGCTTCCCCGGTCTTTCCCGATATCCGCAATCGTTTCTACCATGACGGGCTGGGCAACGGGTTCAGCGCCCAGACCCAGGCGACATTGGCCAAGGCCGTCAACGATCGCGAATGGAACATCTTTTTCCTTTCCTCCCCCGAATTCATGTATCGATAG
- a CDS encoding sulfotransferase family protein: MTLANAPSLLVGGCPRSGTSWVHFMLATHPDTVTCRETHVYDKYVGPLKDWYDQEYSLEASDGLSAIFDETEFVDTILAPIVQTTLARIAAKADPGKIVLEKTPGNILYHELVARIQPDAKFLFVARDPRAVYASFKAASKESWGGWTHKPIADFCQSWTSYMLAYLAARSYMSADRLMCVHYEKLKTDTARHMADILKWAGLKTSKALLGEIVEKNGIDALRAADVGTLAHDTRKDFYRVGKAYGWVDELDISEIREIEKRCINAMTVMGYARYSPLQAAVS, encoded by the coding sequence ATGACCCTGGCGAACGCTCCATCCCTTCTGGTTGGTGGCTGCCCCAGAAGCGGGACGTCCTGGGTTCATTTCATGCTGGCGACCCATCCCGATACCGTCACCTGCCGGGAAACGCATGTGTACGACAAATATGTCGGGCCGCTCAAGGATTGGTACGATCAGGAATATAGTCTGGAAGCGTCGGACGGCCTGAGCGCGATTTTCGACGAAACCGAGTTCGTCGATACGATCCTGGCGCCTATCGTGCAGACGACATTGGCGCGGATCGCGGCCAAGGCCGATCCGGGCAAGATCGTTCTGGAAAAGACGCCCGGCAACATCTTGTACCACGAACTGGTGGCGCGCATTCAACCCGACGCCAAATTCCTGTTCGTCGCCCGTGATCCCAGGGCGGTCTATGCCTCCTTCAAAGCGGCCAGCAAGGAGAGTTGGGGCGGGTGGACGCATAAACCTATCGCTGATTTCTGCCAATCCTGGACATCCTATATGCTCGCCTATCTGGCCGCGCGCAGTTATATGTCCGCAGACAGGCTGATGTGCGTCCATTATGAAAAGCTGAAGACCGATACGGCCAGGCATATGGCCGACATCCTGAAATGGGCGGGCCTCAAGACATCCAAGGCATTGCTGGGCGAGATCGTCGAGAAAAACGGCATCGACGCGCTGCGCGCCGCCGATGTAGGCACCCTGGCGCATGACACGCGCAAGGATTTCTACCGGGTGGGCAAGGCCTATGGCTGGGTGGACGAATTGGACATCAGCGAAATCCGGGAAATAGAGAAGCGTTGCATCAATGCGATGACGGTCATGGGCTATGCCCGATATTCCCCTTTGCAAGCTGCGGTATCATAA
- a CDS encoding ABC transporter ATP-binding protein: protein MIICDNVTKSYKHHGQHKQVLNGIDLVVQPGERIALLGRNGAGKSTLIKLIGGVELPTSGRIVRKMSVSWPLGFTGAFQGSLTGYDNTRFIARIYQRDYDRVRQFVEEFTELGRQLRMPVKTYSSGMRARLAFALSLAIEFNCYLIDEVILVGDQNFQRKCQEEMFEKRTDRGMIVASHSMDFVKQFCTKAVVIHKGDAAIYDDIDTAIEYYSTL from the coding sequence ATGATCATTTGCGACAATGTCACCAAATCCTACAAGCATCATGGCCAGCACAAGCAGGTTCTGAACGGTATCGACTTGGTCGTGCAGCCGGGCGAACGGATCGCATTGCTGGGCCGCAACGGCGCGGGCAAGAGCACGCTGATCAAGCTGATCGGCGGGGTGGAACTGCCAACCTCCGGCAGGATCGTCCGCAAGATGTCGGTATCCTGGCCGCTGGGGTTTACCGGCGCGTTTCAGGGCAGTCTGACCGGTTATGACAATACCCGCTTCATCGCCCGCATCTATCAGCGCGACTATGACCGGGTCCGGCAGTTCGTGGAGGAATTCACCGAACTGGGTCGGCAGTTGCGGATGCCGGTGAAGACCTATTCATCGGGGATGCGCGCCCGTCTCGCCTTCGCGCTGTCGCTGGCGATCGAGTTCAACTGTTATCTGATCGACGAGGTCATTCTGGTGGGTGATCAGAATTTCCAGCGCAAATGCCAGGAAGAGATGTTCGAAAAACGTACCGACCGAGGCATGATCGTCGCATCCCACAGTATGGATTTCGTCAAACAATTCTGCACCAAGGCCGTCGTTATTCACAAAGGCGATGCAGCCATTTATGACGACATCGACACGGCAATAGAATATTATTCAACCCTGTAG
- a CDS encoding glycosyltransferase, protein MLDTAERISRISYEHLHCYTLCREHVEGKRVLDVVGGAIHGTYLLAERAASVTILSADKAVIADAEKQHAGQTKTIQFLSSDLADLPFDDSHFDVVICNDVTALTQDQKGFILELKRVLKEDGLFITSASGVPANHALRHEQAPLSSDSGASPAAQFRKMLNRHFGYVQLTGLRLGKVSLSFRLNQNKQRANLPSAMTFLGDVKDGVPEVRADEIISDQPDRIIALCSMKPLSAEETGASLFMPRNEARWLDQVGGDPTETSEPGQDDALLRLELSHAQAQLQTLQADLDKALNDKAQLDARYNQLTMDAASTVTFSRLLARMTGTMVATDADAIVEKLFGLNQLMATQRSQLDAAQEMAETLATTERTSTALREELAETQLRLVNVNAMLDREQRDAASLRTKLDAAEKMAAAQQEQLSGLGSQLMEANGQLGRERGEAEGLRAQIGGFNHIIAAQRDQLDLAQKDVAARQEQLTSVSIELATVTAQLAQQHSEGQTLRARLEDRTRELAESQGWLAQEQAQSREIQSRLNDASETVATQRDQLEAAKVVEVRLATVEEDAAAIRAALAQAQADLADAQTVLELESQQARSEIDAAREQIAAERAALTTSEQDMAVLRQQLAEAVSTLEGAQQAAENNEATLRQQLADTTADLERAQQETEYNVAALQQQLAEATGRVERTQLETQQEMAALRQQLAEATAALDRAQQDAAQARIAKAGVAQATHAAPLATLQSGPSRPAQTIAAKAASRQQAIARRELERFVQVHGTIRQQIVDAAEEVQAHIVHQPRPAVQELAVKRLRRKFDRDAAPFRTKLFDSQWLAKQSPYAEGVRLGRYLRDSSLWTLDPHPLFASSYYLQKNPDVAAEGVCPLRHYLEMGWREGRNPHPYFLNDWYLNQNRDLLPTLAISPLEHYLEFGWREGRAPNPLFNPQSYLDRYPDVAKGGLEPLTHYIVYGRAEKREIPLSSVNPAWETLLTGADRSLSLLDFMLDNPPLPLPPLPEEVAAPTPEAPVPEAPAAETQAAETQAPTAPATEAQAPAAPAPAPTVVAPKWPPERLNDFWIPQKMRDFLVEGHHEGEIDLYTYLCSVMAAYQDMPETFPSSSHCRQISDRIKVMSAARVAALPGQPDASIIIPVYNNVIDTLLCICSVLEDRASASYEIIVADDGSSDATPQLIATLGGVVRYLRQPRNYGFVGNCNEAAKQARGRHVILLNNDTLVMPFWLDALLDTFEVHEGVGLAGSKLISWDGTLQEAGGIYWNDGSAWNFGRGANARAAEFNYLKDVDYISGAAIAIPTEIWRTMGGFDEIYAPAYCEDADIAFRLREAGYRTVLNPASEVLHHEGRSHGRDLNSGIKAYQVKNQATFLERWRSVLERDHFPNAQNVLRARDRSFGKKHVLVIDHYVPQWDRDAGSRSTFMCIKALLSQGYAVTFWPDNLWRDPQYTPTLQEMGIEVIYGGEYRDKFGEFLQARSDLYDAVFVNRPHIAPNYLKTIRATNEAIKIIYYGHDLHFKRLMTAQSVGEAVSDVDIRLMRSQELDVCAQADVVLYPDQSEVDLVEQQLGGNRTYRALPVYAFEKEMFALSGQMLGTIAQKTAFNLLFVGGFNHTPNADGIIWFVQNILPIVKARLGQVHLTIVGSNAPESILALEGDGVEVAGFVSDDRLSTLYAETSLVIAPLRFGGGVKGKVIEAMASGVPLVTTPIGAQGLQDPEALMFLASEADTFADAVVQALTDRNEAAARARNAWDYTNNHYSMHALENLFYGFIG, encoded by the coding sequence ATGTTGGATACTGCGGAGCGCATAAGCCGGATTAGTTACGAACATCTCCACTGTTACACGCTGTGTCGTGAGCATGTTGAAGGCAAGCGTGTCCTGGATGTCGTGGGCGGCGCGATCCATGGGACATATCTGCTGGCCGAGCGCGCAGCGTCCGTGACCATCCTCAGCGCCGACAAGGCCGTTATCGCCGACGCGGAAAAGCAGCATGCCGGCCAGACCAAGACTATCCAGTTCCTGTCCAGTGACCTTGCCGACCTGCCCTTCGACGACAGCCATTTCGATGTGGTCATCTGCAACGACGTTACGGCCCTGACCCAGGATCAGAAGGGCTTCATCTTAGAATTGAAGCGCGTGCTGAAGGAAGATGGCCTCTTCATCACGTCAGCGTCCGGCGTTCCCGCCAACCATGCGCTGCGCCATGAACAGGCGCCCCTGTCGTCGGACAGCGGCGCTAGCCCTGCCGCGCAATTCCGCAAAATGTTGAATCGGCATTTCGGCTACGTCCAACTGACCGGCCTGCGCCTGGGCAAGGTTTCGCTCAGTTTCCGCCTGAACCAGAACAAGCAGCGGGCGAACCTGCCCAGCGCAATGACCTTCCTGGGCGATGTCAAGGATGGCGTTCCCGAAGTTCGGGCCGATGAAATCATATCGGACCAGCCCGACCGGATCATCGCGCTCTGTTCCATGAAACCCCTGTCCGCCGAAGAGACAGGCGCAAGCCTGTTCATGCCGCGCAACGAGGCGCGATGGCTGGACCAGGTCGGCGGCGACCCGACGGAGACGAGCGAACCGGGCCAGGACGACGCGCTTCTGCGCCTCGAACTCAGCCATGCGCAGGCGCAACTGCAGACGCTGCAGGCCGACCTGGACAAGGCGCTGAACGACAAGGCGCAACTGGACGCGCGCTATAATCAATTGACCATGGACGCGGCATCGACCGTGACCTTTTCGCGCCTGCTGGCGCGGATGACCGGCACGATGGTCGCGACGGACGCCGATGCCATCGTCGAAAAGCTGTTCGGCCTGAACCAGTTGATGGCGACGCAGCGCAGCCAGCTGGATGCCGCGCAGGAGATGGCGGAAACGCTAGCGACGACAGAACGCACGTCGACGGCGTTGCGCGAGGAGCTGGCCGAGACGCAGCTGCGCCTCGTCAATGTCAATGCCATGCTGGACCGGGAACAGCGCGACGCCGCTAGCCTGCGCACGAAGCTGGACGCCGCCGAGAAGATGGCGGCCGCCCAGCAGGAACAGCTATCGGGTCTCGGTTCGCAGCTGATGGAGGCCAACGGCCAGCTGGGCCGCGAACGCGGCGAAGCTGAAGGGCTGCGCGCGCAGATCGGTGGGTTCAACCATATCATAGCGGCGCAGCGCGACCAGCTGGACCTGGCCCAGAAGGATGTCGCAGCCCGGCAGGAGCAGTTGACCAGCGTCAGCATCGAACTGGCGACCGTCACCGCCCAGCTGGCCCAGCAACATAGCGAAGGCCAGACCCTGCGCGCGCGGCTTGAGGACCGAACCCGCGAACTGGCCGAGAGCCAGGGATGGCTTGCACAGGAGCAGGCTCAGAGCCGCGAAATCCAGAGCCGGTTGAATGACGCCAGTGAGACGGTGGCGACCCAGCGCGACCAGTTGGAGGCGGCCAAGGTCGTCGAGGTCCGGCTCGCCACGGTCGAGGAAGACGCCGCGGCGATCCGTGCGGCGCTTGCCCAGGCCCAGGCGGACCTGGCCGACGCGCAGACGGTGCTGGAACTGGAAAGCCAGCAGGCGCGCAGCGAAATCGATGCCGCCCGGGAGCAGATCGCAGCGGAACGGGCCGCGCTGACGACGTCCGAGCAGGACATGGCGGTGCTGCGGCAGCAACTGGCCGAAGCGGTCTCCACGCTGGAAGGCGCGCAACAGGCGGCCGAGAATAACGAGGCGACCCTGCGCCAGCAACTGGCGGATACAACCGCCGACCTGGAACGGGCGCAGCAGGAAACCGAGTATAATGTCGCGGCTCTGCAGCAGCAGCTGGCCGAGGCGACTGGCAGGGTCGAGCGCACGCAGCTAGAAACCCAACAGGAGATGGCAGCCCTGCGGCAGCAACTGGCCGAGGCGACCGCCGCGCTGGATCGCGCGCAGCAGGATGCCGCGCAGGCCAGGATCGCAAAGGCCGGGGTCGCACAGGCAACCCACGCCGCCCCGCTCGCGACCCTGCAGTCCGGCCCGTCGCGCCCGGCGCAAACCATCGCCGCCAAGGCCGCCAGCAGGCAGCAGGCCATCGCGCGCAGGGAGCTGGAACGTTTCGTCCAGGTGCATGGCACCATCCGCCAGCAGATCGTCGACGCGGCGGAAGAGGTGCAGGCGCATATCGTCCACCAGCCAAGGCCCGCGGTCCAGGAATTGGCGGTCAAGCGGTTGCGACGGAAGTTCGATCGCGACGCCGCGCCTTTCCGCACGAAATTGTTCGACAGCCAATGGCTCGCCAAACAATCGCCCTATGCCGAGGGCGTGCGCCTGGGCCGCTATCTGCGCGATTCCAGCCTGTGGACGCTCGATCCGCATCCGCTGTTCGCATCCTCCTATTATCTCCAGAAAAATCCCGACGTCGCGGCGGAAGGCGTTTGCCCGCTGCGCCATTATCTGGAGATGGGTTGGCGCGAAGGGCGCAATCCGCACCCCTATTTCCTCAACGACTGGTATCTGAACCAGAATCGTGACCTGCTGCCGACGCTGGCGATCAGCCCGCTCGAACATTATCTGGAATTTGGCTGGCGCGAAGGGCGGGCGCCCAATCCGCTGTTCAATCCGCAAAGCTATCTGGATCGCTATCCCGACGTCGCGAAGGGCGGGCTTGAACCCCTGACCCATTATATCGTCTATGGCCGCGCCGAAAAGCGCGAAATCCCGCTTTCGTCCGTCAACCCGGCGTGGGAAACGCTGCTGACGGGCGCGGACCGATCGCTGAGCCTGCTCGACTTCATGCTGGACAATCCGCCGCTGCCCCTGCCGCCCCTGCCCGAAGAGGTCGCCGCGCCGACGCCCGAAGCCCCGGTGCCCGAAGCCCCGGCAGCTGAAACACAGGCGGCTGAAACACAGGCACCGACTGCTCCGGCAACTGAAGCACAGGCGCCGGCTGCCCCGGCGCCAGCACCGACGGTCGTGGCCCCGAAATGGCCGCCAGAGCGCCTGAACGATTTCTGGATTCCGCAGAAAATGCGCGACTTCCTGGTCGAAGGCCACCACGAAGGCGAAATCGACCTCTACACCTATCTTTGTTCGGTGATGGCCGCCTATCAGGACATGCCGGAAACCTTCCCGTCCTCCAGCCATTGTCGGCAGATTTCGGACCGGATCAAGGTGATGTCGGCGGCGCGCGTCGCCGCCCTGCCCGGTCAACCGGACGCCTCGATCATCATCCCGGTCTATAATAATGTGATCGACACGCTGCTGTGTATCTGTTCGGTGCTGGAAGACAGGGCGTCCGCATCCTATGAGATCATCGTCGCCGACGACGGATCGAGCGATGCGACCCCGCAGCTCATCGCCACCTTGGGCGGCGTCGTGCGCTATCTGCGCCAGCCCCGCAATTATGGTTTCGTGGGCAATTGCAACGAAGCGGCGAAGCAGGCCCGTGGTCGCCATGTCATCCTGCTCAACAACGACACGCTGGTCATGCCCTTCTGGCTCGACGCCCTGCTCGACACGTTCGAGGTCCATGAGGGGGTCGGCCTGGCCGGGTCCAAGCTCATCAGCTGGGACGGTACCCTGCAGGAAGCGGGCGGCATCTACTGGAACGACGGTTCGGCGTGGAATTTCGGGCGCGGCGCCAATGCCCGCGCGGCCGAGTTCAACTATCTCAAGGACGTCGACTATATCTCCGGCGCGGCGATCGCCATCCCGACCGAGATCTGGCGCACCATGGGCGGTTTCGACGAAATCTACGCGCCGGCCTATTGCGAGGACGCCGATATCGCGTTCCGCCTGCGCGAGGCGGGCTATCGCACCGTGCTGAACCCGGCGTCGGAAGTGCTGCACCATGAAGGTCGCAGCCATGGCCGCGACCTCAATTCCGGGATCAAGGCCTATCAGGTCAAGAACCAGGCGACCTTCCTTGAACGCTGGCGGTCGGTGCTGGAACGCGACCATTTCCCCAACGCGCAGAATGTGCTGCGCGCGCGCGACCGGTCCTTCGGCAAGAAGCATGTGCTGGTGATCGACCATTATGTGCCCCAATGGGACCGCGATGCCGGATCGCGTTCGACCTTCATGTGCATCAAGGCGCTGTTGAGCCAAGGCTATGCCGTGACGTTCTGGCCCGACAATCTGTGGCGCGACCCGCAATATACGCCCACGCTGCAGGAAATGGGCATCGAAGTCATTTATGGCGGCGAATATCGCGATAAGTTCGGCGAATTTCTGCAGGCGCGCAGCGATCTTTACGATGCCGTCTTCGTCAACAGGCCGCATATCGCGCCCAATTACCTGAAGACCATCCGGGCGACGAACGAGGCGATCAAGATCATCTATTATGGGCATGATCTGCACTTCAAGCGCCTGATGACGGCACAGTCCGTGGGCGAAGCGGTCTCCGACGTGGACATCCGCCTGATGCGCAGCCAGGAACTCGATGTCTGTGCGCAGGCCGATGTCGTGCTGTATCCCGACCAGAGCGAAGTCGATCTGGTCGAGCAGCAACTGGGCGGCAATCGCACCTACAGGGCGTTGCCGGTCTATGCCTTTGAAAAGGAGATGTTCGCGCTGAGCGGGCAGATGCTGGGCACCATCGCGCAGAAGACGGCGTTCAACCTGCTGTTCGTGGGCGGTTTCAACCACACCCCCAATGCCGACGGCATCATCTGGTTCGTCCAGAACATCCTGCCGATCGTCAAGGCAAGGCTAGGCCAGGTGCATCTGACCATCGTGGGGTCCAATGCGCCCGAGAGCATCCTGGCGTTGGAAGGCGACGGGGTGGAAGTCGCCGGCTTCGTCAGCGACGATCGCCTGTCGACCCTCTATGCGGAAACTTCTCTGGTGATCGCGCCGCTGCGCTTTGGCGGCGGGGTCAAGGGCAAGGTGATCGAAGCCATGGCTTCGGGCGTGCCGCTGGTGACGACGCCGATCGGCGCGCAGGGGTTGCAGGACCCCGAAGCACTGATGTTCCTGGCCAGCGAAGCGGACACCTTCGCCGATGCCGTCGTCCAAGCCCTGACCGACCGCAACGAAGCGGCCGCCCGCGCCCGCAATGCCTGGGATTATACCAACAACCATTATTCTATGCACGCGCTGGAAAATCTGTTCTATGGCTTTATTGGATAA
- a CDS encoding NAD-dependent epimerase/dehydratase family protein, which produces MKKNVIVLGGTGFIGINLLNHLSFDNSINLRWVKRTKSNYSAIPQLPEPYIIEDFETIDIGWLSEADVIIDLVSQGRGRITKQRDINSRIRPHLRMIDGLLNHRRHPHYIYLSSGGAIYGNTALASLNEQSPCNPQTEYGLEKMIVETSLLSAAQIGLDVSILRVSNAYGSGQTIKPGFGVIPTMISALKTGSVFNILGSGEMQRDYVNVIDVQKAIAAAVHARGAGVVNIATGHGTSINQLIAMVEELSGLELNKVNVEADRTDPRFSCLDITRAREVLQWQPSVSLRDGLSQILQDADLMPPLAMPFPSIMELGAALPSESGAA; this is translated from the coding sequence ATGAAAAAGAATGTCATAGTTCTTGGCGGAACTGGATTTATCGGCATTAATCTTCTTAACCATCTTTCTTTTGACAATAGCATCAACCTCCGCTGGGTAAAAAGAACAAAATCCAATTATTCCGCCATCCCTCAGCTTCCAGAACCTTATATAATCGAAGATTTCGAGACGATTGATATTGGCTGGTTAAGCGAAGCCGATGTCATCATCGATCTGGTGTCTCAGGGGCGCGGTCGGATTACCAAGCAGCGGGACATTAATTCGCGGATCAGACCCCATTTGCGAATGATCGATGGCCTCCTGAACCATCGCCGCCATCCCCATTATATCTATCTATCATCCGGCGGCGCCATTTACGGCAATACGGCGTTAGCGTCCCTGAACGAACAATCGCCCTGCAATCCGCAGACCGAATATGGTCTGGAAAAGATGATCGTCGAGACAAGTCTGCTGTCGGCCGCGCAGATCGGACTGGATGTATCGATCCTGCGCGTATCGAACGCCTATGGCTCCGGTCAGACGATCAAGCCCGGCTTCGGCGTCATTCCCACCATGATCAGCGCGTTGAAAACAGGATCGGTCTTCAACATCCTGGGATCCGGCGAAATGCAGAGGGATTATGTCAATGTGATCGACGTTCAGAAAGCCATCGCCGCGGCCGTGCATGCCAGGGGCGCAGGAGTCGTCAACATCGCGACGGGCCATGGCACCTCGATCAACCAGCTGATCGCCATGGTCGAGGAACTGAGCGGGTTGGAACTGAACAAGGTCAATGTGGAAGCCGACAGGACCGATCCCAGATTTTCCTGCCTCGACATCACGCGCGCCAGGGAGGTCCTGCAATGGCAGCCCAGCGTCAGCCTGCGCGATGGCCTGAGCCAGATATTGCAGGACGCTGATCTGATGCCCCCCCTTGCCATGCCCTTCCCGTCGATAATGGAGCTGGGCGCCGCGTTGCCGTCCGAAAGCGGCGCGGCCTGA